The Leptospira paudalimensis region CTCAATTCTAACAAGTTTACAATTTTGGTAGTACCACCATTCATCTATACCTCCAAAATCATTTTTGTCTTTTGTGATTTCTTTGGGACAACCATTACTTGCATAATAGGTAAAACTATCCTTTTTACCATTTTTGGTTTCATCTTCTTCGGTCAGATACAGTTGTCCACTTTGGTTAAAATGATCATACCGGTAGGGGAAAAATTCGTTTTCGTTTAGGAAAAAATGAATTTTTAAAAGAGAACTAGCATTTTTCCACCCTGAGAAACATGTGAAACTTGTTTTACCACTTAAAAAATTTTGGGAAAGATCTCCATACAAATCGTTTAGGTGGGAACGTATGTCTTCTTTGAGCCTTGGATAAGGGTAGCTTGAGTGGTATTTTTCGATGTACTTTTGGCAAAACCAAAATACTTCATGATTAAAGGTTTCTTTGTGAATGAAGGATGGACTTTGGTTGGCAAAACCAAACCGAAATCGTTTGGGACTATCATCTTCTAGTTCAAACGTTTCTTTTGATTTTTGAATGGCATCCCAGTAACCCTCTAAAAGCGGATTTGCATTGAGAGGGATTATCAATAGGAAAAGAAACGTGACAAAGTTTCGGAAATAGATCAAGATTTACTTTTCAAATACAAATCGTACAAAATCGGATTTTCATAAGGATTTCCCACTTTACGGATGGAAAATAATTGTAGGAGCGGAGGTCCGTTTTCTAAATAAAATGCACCGTGTTCGTGATTGTATCGTATAATTCCTGTATGTTGGGTAAGGTTTCCACCTTTGGCAACTGTATGTTCAATGATATCCTCTTCGTACAATTCTTTGTCATACTTATCTTTTAAGCCAGTGAAACAATTAATCACATAATTATCTTCGTTTGGAATGGGTTGGCCAAACTTAAGTAGTTTTCCATCTAAGGTTAAAGAAAATCCTTTTTGGGTGAATTCTTTCTCTTGTTTGTCCCATACTCGGAATCGAATTGTGAATGCCATAACAGGAACCAATTTAAGTAGGTCGAAGTCCTTTCCAAGGAAAATTCAAAAAAAAATCAGTGGTCAATGGATGAATTCTAGAGGATCTTAGCCCCATGAAGGTGATTTCAGTTTCCAATATCAAAGGGGGAAGTGGTAAATCCACAACAGCAGCCCACTTGGCTTGTGCTTTAGCAAGAAGAGGGAAAACTCTCATTGTTGATATGGATATGCAGGGGGATTTAACTGATTTTTCTTTGCCTGATTTGGATTTATCTGCATTAGATGAATCCAATGTCATGAGTGTGCTTCTCGGAATGAAAAAAATTTCTGACTGTATCCGCAAAACAAAACACTTTGATGTGTTACCATCTACACTGAGTTTGGCAAAACTCACAAAATACAATCCTGATTCCACAAGTTTGTGCCTTCAGTTCAAACGTTCATTAGAAGAAGTACGTAAAAATTACCAATTTGTTGTGATTGATACTCCAGGTTCGGCAAAACATGAGCTCACAACTGCGATCTATAATTCGGAACTTATTTTGATTCCTGTGACACCCAGTAAATGGACCATTAGGGCCGTCAATCTTTTGTTAGATGAAATTACACAAACCGAAACTGTTTTTAGTCAAAAGAAAAAAATTGCCTTTGTGCCTTCTTGGTTT contains the following coding sequences:
- a CDS encoding YopX family protein; the encoded protein is MAFTIRFRVWDKQEKEFTQKGFSLTLDGKLLKFGQPIPNEDNYVINCFTGLKDKYDKELYEEDIIEHTVAKGGNLTQHTGIIRYNHEHGAFYLENGPPLLQLFSIRKVGNPYENPILYDLYLKSKS
- a CDS encoding ParA family protein: MKVISVSNIKGGSGKSTTAAHLACALARRGKTLIVDMDMQGDLTDFSLPDLDLSALDESNVMSVLLGMKKISDCIRKTKHFDVLPSTLSLAKLTKYNPDSTSLCLQFKRSLEEVRKNYQFVVIDTPGSAKHELTTAIYNSELILIPVTPSKWTIRAVNLLLDEITQTETVFSQKKKIAFVPSWFGPSKKHRELLEKLKAIEEIPTLGEIPKSESIKAKTEKQESLKKDTNAWYAFDRLADETIALVDPENSISQIRL